Proteins from a genomic interval of Lelliottia amnigena:
- the tatD gene encoding DNase TatD — protein sequence MFDIGLNLTSPQFANDRDDVVGRAFTAGVKGLLLTGTNLHESEQAQALAKGYARCWSTAGVHPHDSSQWTHESAETLYKLTKFEEVVAIGECGLDFNRNFSTPVEQEAAFTAQLAIAAELEMPVFMHCRDAHERFLTLLEPWLDKLPGAVLHCFTGSRQEAVDCLNRGLYLGITGWVCDERRGLELRELLPVIPADRLLVETDAPYLLPRDMKPKPASRRNEPAILGTLLSVLRTGAEKIGSGLMHRPMKTCVACSALHFKLYGRRCLQRSGALVYSAN from the coding sequence ATGTTTGATATCGGATTGAATCTGACCAGCCCTCAATTTGCCAACGACCGCGATGACGTTGTGGGGCGCGCGTTTACCGCAGGTGTGAAAGGGCTGCTGCTTACGGGGACGAACCTTCACGAAAGCGAGCAAGCGCAAGCACTGGCAAAGGGATACGCGCGATGCTGGTCGACGGCGGGAGTGCATCCGCATGACAGCAGCCAGTGGACGCACGAAAGTGCTGAAACGCTGTATAAACTGACGAAATTCGAGGAAGTCGTTGCCATCGGCGAATGCGGTCTTGATTTCAATCGTAACTTTTCCACGCCCGTTGAGCAGGAAGCGGCGTTCACCGCTCAGCTCGCCATCGCAGCAGAATTAGAAATGCCGGTGTTTATGCATTGCCGCGATGCCCATGAGCGCTTTCTGACCTTGCTGGAGCCGTGGCTGGATAAACTGCCTGGCGCGGTGTTGCACTGCTTTACCGGCTCACGGCAGGAGGCTGTTGATTGCCTGAATCGGGGGCTCTATCTGGGCATTACCGGCTGGGTGTGTGACGAACGACGCGGTCTGGAATTGCGTGAGCTTTTGCCGGTGATACCTGCCGATCGACTGTTGGTCGAAACGGATGCGCCGTATCTTCTGCCACGCGATATGAAGCCGAAACCGGCGTCGCGACGTAATGAACCGGCTATCTTGGGCACATTATTGAGCGTATTGCGCACTGGCGCGGAGAAGATCGGCAGTGGCTTGATGCACAGACCGATGAAAACGTGCGTCGCCTGTTCGGCATTACATTTTAAACTTTACGGAAGGCGGTGTTTGCAACGCTCTGGAGCACTTGTTTATTCAGCAAATTGA
- the ubiD_2 gene encoding 3-octaprenyl-4-hydroxybenzoate carboxy-lyase → MPVLCNLFGTPKRVAMGMGQEDVSALREVGKLLAF, encoded by the coding sequence ATGCCGGTGCTGTGTAACCTGTTCGGCACGCCTAAACGCGTGGCGATGGGCATGGGGCAGGAAGACGTGTCGGCGTTGCGTGAAGTCGGCAAATTGCTCGCGTTTTGA
- the rfaH gene encoding transcriptional activator rfaH, whose translation MQAWYLLYCKRGQLQRAQEHLERQAVNCLTPVITLEKIQRGKRTTVSEPLFPNYLFVEFDPEVIHTTTINATRGVSHFVRFGAQPATVPSTVIHQLSVYKQPDDITDPDTPFSGDDVVITEGAFEGLQAIFSEPTARPVRCCCSIC comes from the coding sequence ATGCAAGCGTGGTATTTACTGTATTGCAAACGTGGGCAGCTCCAGCGTGCGCAAGAACATCTTGAGCGTCAGGCCGTCAATTGTCTGACCCCCGTGATCACGCTTGAAAAAATCCAGCGCGGTAAACGTACTACGGTCAGCGAACCCCTTTTTCCGAACTACCTGTTCGTCGAGTTCGACCCCGAAGTAATTCATACTACTACTATCAACGCCACGCGCGGCGTCAGCCACTTTGTTCGCTTTGGTGCGCAACCCGCCACCGTTCCTTCAACGGTTATTCACCAGCTTTCTGTCTATAAGCAGCCGGACGATATAACCGATCCCGACACGCCCTTCAGCGGCGATGATGTGGTGATCACCGAAGGCGCATTCGAAGGATTGCAGGCGATATTCTCGGAGCCGACGGCGAGGCCCGTTCGATGCTGCTGCTCAATTTGCTGA
- the tatB_1 gene encoding sec-independent translocase — protein MQEFQDSLKKVEKASMSNLSPELKASMDELREAAESMKRSYSANDPEKASDEANTIRNPLVKDNEAQHEGVTPAGAEHQASAPSQAPEAQEPLPTAESVAKVTPAEVKATAPASESSPSSSDKA, from the coding sequence ATGCAGGAGTTTCAGGACAGCCTGAAAAAGGTTGAAAAAGCGAGCATGAGCAATTTATCACCGGAGCTAAAAGCGTCGATGGATGAGTTGCGCGAGGCTGCTGAATCCATGAAGCGTTCCTACAGCGCGAACGACCCTGAAAAAGCGAGCGATGAAGCCAACACCATTCGTAATCCGCTGGTGAAGGATAATGAAGCGCAGCACGAAGGCGTAACGCCTGCGGGTGCAGAGCATCAGGCCAGCGCACCTTCGCAAGCGCCTGAAGCGCAAGAACCCTTGCCTACGGCAGAATCCGTTGCGAAAGTGACACCCGCAGAAGTGAAAGCCACCGCACCCGCTTCCGAATCATCCCCCTCGTCGAGTGATAAAGCGTAA
- the tatC_2 gene encoding Sec-independent protein translocase subunit TatC gives MAVDDTQPLIAHLIELRKRLLNCIIAVLLIFLCLVYFANDIYQIVSAPLIKQMPLGATMICDRCGLAVFHANQADFLGFADRFCARHFVSGVGFRGTGVV, from the coding sequence ATGGCTGTAGATGATACTCAACCACTCATTGCGCATCTGATTGAGCTGCGTAAGCGTTTGTTAAACTGCATCATTGCAGTTTTGCTGATTTTCCTGTGCCTGGTTTATTTCGCGAACGACATCTATCAGATAGTCTCCGCGCCGTTGATTAAGCAGATGCCGCTGGGCGCAACGATGATTTGCGACCGATGTGGCCTCGCCGTTTTTCACGCCAATCAAGCTGACTTTCTGGGTTTCGCTGATCGCTTCTGCGCCCGTCATTTTGTATCAGGTGTGGGCTTTCGTGGCACCGGCGTTGTATAA
- the ubiD_1 gene encoding 3-octaprenyl-4-hydroxybenzoate carboxy-lyase — protein MKEPEPPKGFRDLFDKLPQFKQVLNMPTKRLRGAPCQQKILEGDAVDLTRIPIMQCWPEDAAPLITWGLTVTRGPHKERQNLGIYRQQLIGKNKLIMRWLSHRGGALDFQEWCAAHPGERFPVSVALGADPATILGAVTPVPDTLSEYAFAGLLRGTKTEVVKCVSNDLEVPASAEIVLEGYIEQGEMAPEGPYGDHTGYYNEIDNFPVFTVTHITQRDDAIYHSTYTGRPPDEPAVLGVALNEVFVPILQKQFPEIVDFYLPPEGCSYRLAVVTIKKQYAGHAKRVMMGVWSFLRQFMYTKFVIVCDDDVNARDWNDVIWAITTRMDPARDTVLVENTPIDYLDFASPVSGLGSKMGLDATNKWPGETSREWGRPIQKDPEVTARIDAIWDELAILNDGKPASDR, from the coding sequence TTGAAAGAGCCGGAGCCACCAAAAGGCTTCCGCGATCTGTTCGATAAATTGCCGCAGTTCAAACAAGTGTTGAACATGCCGACCAAACGCCTGCGCGGTGCGCCGTGTCAGCAGAAAATCCTCGAAGGCGATGCGGTCGATCTAACCCGTATCCCGATCATGCAGTGTTGGCCAGAAGATGCTGCGCCGCTGATTACCTGGGGTTTGACCGTCACTCGCGGTCCGCATAAAGAACGCCAAAATCTGGGTATTTATCGTCAGCAGCTAATCGGCAAAAATAAGCTGATTATGCGTTGGCTGTCGCATCGCGGCGGCGCGCTTGATTTCCAGGAGTGGTGTGCGGCACATCCGGGCGAACGTTTCCCGGTTTCTGTCGCGTTGGGAGCCGATCCCGCCACTATTCTCGGTGCGGTTACGCCGGTTCCTGACACCCTTTCCGAATATGCTTTTGCTGGCCTGTTGCGCGGTACGAAAACCGAAGTGGTGAAGTGCGTTTCCAATGACCTGGAAGTGCCGGCCAGCGCAGAGATTGTGCTCGAAGGGTATATCGAACAGGGCGAAATGGCGCCGGAAGGGCCTTACGGCGATCACACGGGATACTACAATGAAATCGATAATTTCCCTGTGTTTACCGTTACCCATATTACTCAGCGTGACGATGCTATTTATCACTCGACTTACACAGGCCGTCCGCCGGATGAGCCCGCCGTGCTGGGCGTGGCGCTGAACGAAGTGTTTGTGCCGATTCTGCAAAAGCAGTTTCCGGAAATTGTCGATTTCTATTTGCCGCCGGAAGGCTGTTCATATCGCCTGGCCGTTGTGACCATTAAGAAGCAGTATGCAGGTCACGCCAAACGCGTAATGATGGGCGTATGGTCTTTCCTGCGCCAGTTTATGTACACCAAATTTGTTATTGTCTGTGATGATGACGTTAACGCCCGTGACTGGAATGATGTCATCTGGGCGATCACCACGCGCATGGACCCCGCGCGTGACACGGTGTTAGTTGAAAACACGCCAATTGATTATCTGGATTTTGCCTCGCCGGTTTCCGGTCTTGGTTCAAAAATGGGACTGGATGCCACCAATAAATGGCCCGGCGAAACTTCGCGCGAATGGGGTCGTCCGATTCAAAAAGACCCTGAAGTGACGGCACGAATTGACGCGATATGGGACGAGCTAGCCATATTGAATGACGGTAAGCCTGCATCTGACCGTTAA
- the tatA gene encoding twin arginine translocase A, producing the protein MGGISIWQLLIIAVIVVLLFGTKKLGSIGSDLGASIKGFKKAISDDEDKQDKSNQDADFTARSIADKQDEAKKEDAKRHDKEQV; encoded by the coding sequence ATGGGTGGTATCAGTATCTGGCAATTGTTGATCATTGCCGTCATCGTCGTTCTGCTGTTTGGTACCAAAAAGCTCGGTTCTATCGGTTCCGATCTTGGCGCGTCCATCAAGGGCTTCAAGAAAGCCATTAGTGATGATGAAGATAAGCAGGATAAATCCAACCAGGATGCGGATTTCACGGCCAGGTCTATCGCTGATAAACAAGACGAAGCCAAAAAGGAAGACGCTAAACGCCACGATAAAGAGCAGGTGTAA
- the tatC_1 gene encoding Sec-independent protein translocase subunit TatC encodes MAPALYKHERKLVIPLLVSSSLLFYIGMAFAYFVVFPLAFGFLTHTAPEGVQVSTDIASYLSFVMALFMAFGVAFEVPVAIVLLCWMGVTTPDDLRKKRPYMLVGAFVIGMLLTPPDVFSQTLLAVPMYCLFEVGVFFSRFYVGKRRPQEDEEDEPEKTTEE; translated from the coding sequence GTGGCACCGGCGTTGTATAAGCACGAACGCAAGCTGGTAATCCCGCTGCTGGTCTCCAGCTCGCTGCTGTTTTATATCGGCATGGCCTTTGCCTACTTTGTGGTCTTCCCGTTGGCTTTTGGCTTCCTGACGCATACCGCGCCGGAAGGCGTACAGGTTTCGACGGACATCGCCAGCTATCTTAGCTTCGTTATGGCGCTGTTTATGGCGTTCGGCGTGGCGTTTGAAGTGCCTGTCGCTATCGTTCTTCTGTGCTGGATGGGCGTGACCACGCCTGATGACTTGCGCAAGAAACGTCCATATATGCTGGTTGGCGCATTTGTTATCGGTATGCTGCTGACGCCGCCGGATGTTTTCTCGCAAACGCTGCTGGCCGTACCGATGTACTGTCTCTTTGAAGTCGGCGTGTTCTTCTCGCGTTTCTACGTGGGCAAACGACGTCCGCAGGAAGACGAAGAAGACGAGCCAGAAAAAACGACAGAAGAATAA
- the tatB_2 gene encoding sec-independent translocase translates to MFDIGFGELVLVFVIGLIVLGPQRLPVAVKTVAGWVRALRSLATTVQMNWRRNSKCRSFRTA, encoded by the coding sequence GTGTTCGACATTGGCTTTGGTGAACTGGTACTGGTATTCGTGATCGGCCTGATCGTTTTAGGTCCGCAGCGTTTACCGGTAGCGGTAAAAACGGTTGCAGGCTGGGTGCGCGCGCTGCGTTCGCTGGCGACGACGGTTCAAATGAACTGGCGCAGGAACTCAAAATGCAGGAGTTTCAGGACAGCCTGA